From Alcaligenes faecalis, the proteins below share one genomic window:
- a CDS encoding DsrE family protein, with product MPKPAAFVSTLFHAQGNPDKVTVALTMAVNAVQKGHSACLILMAEGVALGVPGAAEPISIGAPFEPAADLLKKYLEQGGRVAVCKSCMLHNGLSAEQMDPRFEIITAPDVIDLLMGATGSLQIS from the coding sequence ATGCCTAAACCCGCTGCTTTCGTATCCACGCTGTTTCATGCACAGGGCAATCCCGATAAGGTAACCGTAGCCCTGACCATGGCGGTCAATGCGGTTCAGAAAGGACATAGCGCCTGCCTGATTCTGATGGCTGAAGGAGTCGCGCTGGGTGTACCCGGTGCCGCCGAACCTATCAGTATTGGCGCACCCTTTGAACCGGCCGCAGATCTGTTGAAGAAGTATCTGGAGCAAGGTGGACGCGTGGCCGTGTGCAAGTCCTGCATGCTGCATAACGGCCTGAGCGCCGAGCAGATGGACCCGCGTTTTGAGATCATTACCGCACCGGATGTGATCGACCTGCTGATGGGTGCGACCGGATCTTTACAGATTTCCTGA
- a CDS encoding ArsR/SmtB family transcription factor translates to MIQSKSDIELLQESADQAAALLQAVGNPKRLVILCLLIQQGEMSVGALNEMVALSPSALSQHLARMRQEGLVSYRREAQTLYYRIEDPNVAKLIGTLKDIFCP, encoded by the coding sequence ATGATCCAAAGCAAATCGGACATCGAGCTCTTACAAGAGAGCGCTGATCAGGCCGCGGCCTTGTTGCAAGCGGTGGGCAATCCCAAACGCCTGGTGATCTTGTGTCTCTTGATTCAGCAAGGCGAGATGAGTGTAGGAGCACTGAACGAGATGGTGGCGCTAAGCCCTTCGGCCCTGTCACAGCATTTGGCGCGTATGCGCCAGGAAGGCCTGGTCAGCTACCGGCGCGAGGCGCAGACCTTGTATTACCGCATTGAGGATCCGAACGTCGCCAAGTTGATTGGCACCTTGAAAGATATTTTCTGTCCCTGA
- a CDS encoding YgaP family membrane protein — translation MKSNVGGLDRIVRIVVGVVLIALAATQVIGWWGWLGLIPLITGLVGFCPLYPMLGLSTCPLKKRQ, via the coding sequence ATGAAAAGCAATGTAGGTGGTTTGGATCGTATTGTTCGTATCGTTGTGGGTGTGGTGCTGATTGCGCTGGCAGCCACGCAGGTCATAGGCTGGTGGGGCTGGCTGGGCCTGATTCCCCTGATCACGGGCCTGGTCGGTTTTTGCCCGCTGTACCCCATGCTGGGTCTGAGTACCTGCCCGCTGAAAAAGCGTCAGTAA
- a CDS encoding zeta toxin family protein, with amino-acid sequence MSGNNADTGKSKKILIIAGPNGAGKTTFARSFLPAEAEVLRFINADLIAAGLSPFAPESAAIKAGRLMLDELKEAVRLGESFALETTLSGQGYVRHIEKWQAQGYRVSLYFLSLPDADMAIARVAERVRQGGHNIPEPVIRRRFAAGMKNFLHHYRDTVDDWVLYDNAGSVPVLLEWGEKDE; translated from the coding sequence ATGTCTGGCAACAACGCTGACACGGGCAAGAGCAAAAAGATTCTGATCATTGCTGGCCCGAACGGGGCAGGCAAGACGACGTTTGCGCGCTCTTTCCTCCCGGCCGAGGCGGAGGTGCTGCGCTTTATCAATGCAGATCTGATCGCAGCGGGCCTGTCTCCGTTTGCACCAGAAAGCGCGGCCATCAAGGCCGGTCGTTTGATGCTGGATGAGCTGAAAGAAGCGGTTCGCCTGGGCGAGAGCTTCGCGCTGGAAACGACCTTGTCTGGCCAGGGCTATGTGCGTCATATTGAAAAATGGCAGGCGCAGGGCTATCGAGTCAGCTTGTATTTTTTAAGTCTGCCCGATGCGGATATGGCGATCGCGCGGGTGGCAGAACGGGTACGTCAGGGTGGTCATAACATCCCCGAACCCGTCATTCGTCGCCGCTTTGCGGCTGGCATGAAGAACTTCCTGCATCATTATCGGGATACCGTGGATGATTGGGTTTTGTACGATAACGCAGGTAGTGTGCCAGTCCTGTTGGAGTGGGGAGAGAAAGATGAATAA
- a CDS encoding AraC family transcriptional regulator — MGYASPERGGRALDLSHSDTSPLLVSGVIEHYPAGHEVPRHSHHRGHLLYATEGVLLVQADTGQWLVPPTTAVWLRPGVPHQLNATTAVNVHGLFIDEILAAQLPDHDCVIHVTPLVRELIAALVQVIPQENPPLRDALLGQLLIEELRVLHPLPFHLPWPEDELMRRICEDLVRSPAQQKTMDEVAQQYALTPKTLHRRFLKSTGMNLGKWRQQMRLMASIQFLLQGKSITQAALESGYESLSAYSVAFKKTFAYPPSEFLATLSQYLDAGQDAGMV, encoded by the coding sequence ATGGGCTACGCATCCCCTGAACGCGGTGGGCGGGCGCTGGACTTGTCGCACTCCGATACCTCGCCCTTGCTGGTCAGCGGGGTGATCGAGCATTACCCGGCCGGGCATGAAGTGCCCCGCCATAGCCACCATCGTGGGCATCTTTTGTATGCCACTGAAGGCGTACTGCTGGTGCAGGCCGATACCGGTCAGTGGCTGGTGCCACCCACCACCGCCGTCTGGTTGCGACCCGGTGTGCCGCATCAGCTCAATGCCACCACCGCAGTGAATGTGCATGGTCTGTTTATTGATGAAATTCTGGCCGCGCAACTGCCGGACCACGATTGCGTGATCCATGTCACGCCACTGGTACGTGAATTGATTGCCGCACTGGTGCAGGTGATTCCGCAAGAAAACCCACCTTTGCGAGACGCACTGCTGGGCCAGCTATTGATCGAAGAGCTGCGCGTGCTGCATCCCCTGCCTTTTCATTTGCCCTGGCCAGAAGATGAGTTGATGCGGCGGATTTGCGAAGATCTGGTGCGCTCGCCCGCCCAGCAAAAAACAATGGATGAGGTGGCGCAGCAATACGCCTTGACGCCGAAAACCCTGCATCGGCGTTTTCTGAAAAGCACGGGGATGAATCTGGGGAAATGGCGGCAGCAGATGCGGCTGATGGCCTCGATCCAGTTTCTGCTGCAAGGCAAGTCCATCACGCAGGCGGCGCTGGAAAGCGGCTATGAAAGCCTGAGCGCGTATTCAGTGGCCTTTAAAAAGACCTTTGCCTATCCACCTTCGGAGTTTTTGGCGACCTTGAGCCAGTACCTCGATGCAGGGCAGGATGCAGGCATGGTCTGA
- the leuA gene encoding 2-isopropylmalate synthase — translation MLTDPSHKYRPFPVVNLPDRQWPQRTLNKAPVWLSTDLRDGNQALFEPMNRDRKLRLFQELVRIGFKEIEVGFPSASQTDFDIVRQLIDEGMIPNDVTPMVITQLREDLIETTVRSVAGARRVIVHFYNAIAPAFREIVFGMEVPQIIDMVRHHVELFKRLTAQHPETEWVLQYSPETFCMAELDVSLAVCNAAIDAWDAGPARPMIINLPTTVEVTTANVFADQIEWMDRHLDRREHIVLSVHPHNDRGTGVACAEQAMLAGAQRVEGCLFGNGERSGNLDVVTLALNLYTQGISPHLDFSDISAVARIAEEATSLPIHPRHPYVGDLVFTAFSGSHQDAIAKGFAVQKEDAPWRVPYLPVDPKDLGRTYDSIVRVNSQSGKGGIAFLLQRDYGIVMPRRMQVEFSAVVQQIADSSETELNSQQIWELFETTYLQANQRQSNISYRTHRLFDEAQGQQGIELQCVNANGETETYTGTGNGPIAATVAALSLPLRIDSYEERSLGSGADACAMAIVEAVMPGVPGSKFGVGKHANIITASVMAVMNAAARFEEVEA, via the coding sequence ATGCTGACTGATCCTTCCCACAAATACCGTCCCTTTCCCGTCGTCAACTTGCCCGATCGCCAGTGGCCCCAACGCACCCTGAACAAGGCGCCCGTATGGTTGTCTACCGATTTGCGTGACGGCAACCAAGCCCTGTTCGAGCCCATGAATCGCGACCGCAAATTGCGCCTGTTTCAGGAGCTGGTTCGCATTGGTTTCAAGGAAATCGAGGTGGGTTTTCCGTCTGCCTCGCAAACAGATTTTGATATCGTCCGCCAACTGATTGACGAGGGCATGATTCCGAATGACGTCACGCCCATGGTCATCACCCAGCTGCGAGAGGATCTGATTGAAACCACGGTACGCAGCGTGGCGGGGGCGCGTCGTGTGATTGTGCATTTCTACAATGCCATTGCACCGGCGTTTCGTGAAATTGTCTTTGGCATGGAAGTGCCGCAAATCATTGACATGGTGCGGCACCATGTGGAGCTGTTCAAGCGCCTGACCGCCCAGCACCCGGAAACGGAGTGGGTGTTGCAGTATTCGCCTGAAACCTTTTGCATGGCGGAACTGGATGTGTCGCTGGCTGTCTGCAATGCCGCTATCGATGCCTGGGATGCTGGTCCAGCTCGACCCATGATCATCAATCTGCCCACCACAGTAGAAGTGACGACCGCGAACGTCTTTGCCGATCAGATTGAATGGATGGATCGCCATCTGGATAGACGTGAACATATCGTCCTGTCGGTACACCCGCATAACGACCGTGGCACAGGCGTTGCTTGCGCCGAACAAGCCATGCTGGCTGGTGCGCAGCGTGTCGAGGGCTGCCTGTTCGGCAATGGCGAGCGCAGCGGCAATCTGGATGTGGTGACCTTGGCTCTGAATCTGTATACCCAGGGTATTTCGCCACACCTGGATTTCTCCGACATTTCAGCAGTGGCCCGTATCGCGGAAGAAGCAACCTCCTTGCCTATCCACCCGCGTCATCCCTATGTGGGCGATCTGGTCTTTACCGCTTTTTCCGGTTCTCATCAGGACGCGATTGCCAAGGGCTTCGCGGTGCAGAAAGAAGACGCCCCGTGGCGTGTGCCTTATCTGCCGGTTGACCCCAAGGATTTGGGCCGTACTTACGACAGCATCGTGCGTGTCAACAGCCAGTCCGGCAAAGGCGGTATCGCTTTCCTGCTGCAACGCGACTACGGCATTGTGATGCCGCGCCGCATGCAAGTGGAGTTCAGTGCCGTTGTTCAGCAGATAGCCGATTCCAGCGAAACGGAGTTGAACAGTCAGCAGATCTGGGAACTGTTTGAAACTACCTATCTGCAAGCCAATCAGCGCCAAAGCAACATAAGCTACCGTACGCATCGTCTGTTCGATGAGGCACAAGGTCAGCAAGGTATAGAGCTGCAATGCGTGAATGCCAATGGCGAGACTGAAACCTATACCGGAACAGGCAATGGCCCGATTGCGGCGACGGTGGCAGCCTTGAGTCTGCCTTTGCGTATCGACAGCTACGAGGAACGTAGCCTGGGTTCTGGTGCAGACGCCTGCGCAATGGCGATTGTGGAAGCGGTCATGCCGGGTGTGCCTGGATCGAAATTTGGCGTGGGCAAGCACGCGAATATCATTACGGCCAGTGTGATGGCGGTGATGAATGCGGCGGCGCGTTTCGAGGAGGTGGAGGCATAA
- a CDS encoding MarR family winged helix-turn-helix transcriptional regulator has protein sequence MSQKSQPRFVFLLNHAHKALQRWIQKQPSAWTDISAAQVGMLFLIRSQGSVTVGEAASALQVAPAAITGLSKRMQAAGLIQRLTDDVDTRKICLTLTPAGEEASIKAKSTLQGLNQQLSDGFTEDELKVVARWLSQVINLDLPTDNYVKHSSSRVAP, from the coding sequence ATGAGCCAGAAATCACAGCCACGCTTTGTCTTTTTGTTGAACCACGCCCACAAGGCTTTGCAGCGCTGGATTCAGAAGCAGCCATCGGCCTGGACAGATATCAGCGCGGCTCAAGTTGGCATGTTGTTCTTGATTCGCTCTCAAGGCTCTGTCACGGTGGGGGAAGCAGCCAGCGCCTTGCAAGTGGCTCCGGCTGCGATTACCGGGCTATCCAAACGCATGCAGGCAGCAGGCTTGATTCAACGTCTGACGGATGATGTGGATACGCGCAAGATTTGCCTGACACTGACTCCGGCTGGTGAGGAAGCCAGCATCAAGGCCAAATCAACGTTGCAGGGCTTGAATCAGCAACTATCCGACGGCTTTACGGAGGATGAACTGAAGGTGGTGGCACGCTGGTTAAGCCAGGTGATAAATCTAGACCTGCCCACAGACAACTATGTAAAGCACTCTTCAAGCAGAGTCGCCCCCTGA
- a CDS encoding alpha/beta fold hydrolase, with protein sequence MQQVTIQQAGKDPISATLWPAADAKASIIIHPATAVPQDFYRPFAEHLNSLGFIVLSYDYRGIGRSRQKDIRQCDVSMSDWMLEDAVYVTDWLAHHFEGLPILAIGHSVGGHAIAISPATRSVKAAVMIASHAGITALIEKPMERFRVGLIMRVLTPVLCGLCGYMPTRRLGFGENLPRGVMQQWSRWTQKPHYFYDDPQLDAKKRASQVDIPLLVLGFDDDPWANPQAISRLLEPLSKAPIERLQLEHKKLGLAHIGHMGFFRKRNAEALWPIVIDWLIAQSESGPASNP encoded by the coding sequence ATGCAACAGGTGACGATCCAGCAAGCTGGCAAGGACCCGATCAGTGCAACCTTATGGCCTGCTGCTGATGCCAAAGCGAGCATCATCATCCACCCCGCCACAGCCGTTCCACAGGATTTTTATCGTCCTTTTGCTGAGCATCTGAACAGCCTGGGTTTCATTGTTCTGAGCTACGACTACCGGGGCATAGGCCGATCTCGTCAGAAGGACATTCGGCAATGCGATGTCTCCATGTCCGACTGGATGCTGGAGGATGCGGTTTACGTCACGGATTGGCTTGCTCATCACTTTGAAGGTCTGCCCATTTTGGCCATTGGTCATAGCGTTGGTGGGCATGCGATTGCTATCTCTCCCGCGACACGTTCCGTGAAAGCTGCCGTCATGATTGCGTCTCATGCGGGGATTACCGCTTTGATCGAAAAGCCCATGGAGCGCTTCCGGGTGGGCTTGATCATGCGGGTGCTCACTCCTGTGCTTTGCGGCCTTTGCGGCTATATGCCGACTCGGCGTTTGGGCTTTGGCGAGAACCTTCCGCGGGGTGTCATGCAGCAATGGAGCCGCTGGACACAAAAGCCCCATTATTTTTATGACGATCCACAGCTGGATGCCAAAAAACGCGCCAGCCAGGTCGATATTCCCTTGCTGGTTCTGGGTTTTGATGATGATCCCTGGGCCAATCCGCAAGCTATTTCCCGGCTGCTGGAACCACTGAGCAAAGCCCCTATAGAAAGGCTGCAACTGGAGCATAAAAAACTGGGTTTGGCGCATATTGGTCACATGGGTTTCTTTCGTAAACGCAATGCCGAGGCACTTTGGCCTATAGTGATTGACTGGCTGATCGCACAAAGCGAATCCGGCCCCGCCTCAAACCCGTAA
- a CDS encoding SIR2 family protein, with amino-acid sequence MDIEAELSSIFSQRSSGPFLFLGSGFSRRYIGLEDWDGLLSRYCLMGRPYNFYKSSSNNKTPVSAQIIADEFHDFWWEGADYAPSRERYSSLISDRTSPLRLEICDYIKNKNLQEIPSDISEEIEALKECDVDGVITTNWDVFAESLFPGHKVYVGQKELLFSNTMNVGEIYKIHGCCNFPESLVLTQSDYEDYNNRNAYLASKLITIFVEHPIIFIGYSISDPNIREILKSISLCIGAENIDKLRDNLIFIDRNEPPGGPVIEVSYLQFESVQIPIKVVKTKNFTPIYDAISQFERKLPARVLRFCKERVYEIVKGQNPDRKIAVVDYDEIEHKDDIEVVFGLGVIGKLGETGYKGISVEDLFEDLIMKNKGFDPDMLIKSTISLLPRRTRFVPIFKYLRELGVISKSDYDKSGFDLDRLVVKKDADFATGSVMQASRYSGYSFSDFMENATESEIVSITPLLSNVDLDVLGDYLKRNYSYLIGCGNRYHFRRLMAYYDWKLYGF; translated from the coding sequence ATGGATATTGAGGCTGAATTAAGTTCTATTTTTTCTCAGAGATCGTCTGGGCCTTTTTTGTTTTTAGGTTCTGGGTTTTCTAGAAGATATATTGGATTAGAGGATTGGGATGGGTTGTTGAGTCGTTATTGTTTAATGGGAAGGCCTTATAATTTTTATAAAAGTAGCTCTAATAATAAAACTCCAGTTTCTGCTCAAATAATAGCAGATGAGTTTCATGATTTTTGGTGGGAGGGAGCTGATTATGCGCCTAGTAGGGAACGTTATTCTAGCCTAATCTCTGATAGGACTTCTCCTCTTAGATTAGAGATTTGCGATTATATTAAGAATAAAAATTTACAAGAAATACCGTCAGATATTTCCGAGGAAATAGAAGCTCTTAAGGAGTGTGATGTTGATGGTGTAATTACTACAAATTGGGATGTTTTTGCGGAGAGCCTGTTTCCGGGTCATAAGGTATATGTAGGGCAAAAAGAGCTTCTTTTTTCCAATACGATGAATGTTGGGGAGATTTATAAAATTCATGGATGTTGTAATTTTCCTGAGTCTTTAGTTTTAACTCAATCGGACTATGAGGATTATAATAATAGAAATGCATATTTAGCGTCAAAGTTAATTACAATTTTTGTTGAGCATCCAATTATTTTTATAGGTTATTCTATTTCTGATCCAAATATTCGTGAGATTTTAAAATCTATATCATTGTGTATTGGTGCGGAAAATATAGATAAGCTTAGGGATAATCTAATTTTTATTGATAGAAATGAACCTCCTGGAGGGCCAGTGATTGAGGTCTCATATCTTCAGTTTGAGTCTGTTCAAATACCTATTAAAGTGGTAAAAACAAAAAATTTTACTCCTATCTATGATGCAATTTCTCAATTTGAGCGTAAGCTTCCCGCTAGGGTTTTAAGGTTTTGTAAGGAAAGGGTTTACGAGATAGTTAAAGGGCAAAATCCGGATAGGAAAATTGCTGTTGTTGATTATGATGAGATAGAGCATAAAGATGATATAGAGGTTGTTTTTGGACTTGGCGTGATAGGTAAGCTTGGGGAGACTGGCTATAAAGGGATTTCGGTTGAGGATTTGTTTGAGGATCTTATTATGAAAAATAAAGGATTCGATCCTGATATGCTAATTAAAAGTACGATTTCATTGTTGCCGAGAAGAACTAGATTTGTCCCTATTTTTAAGTATTTAAGAGAGCTTGGGGTTATATCTAAGAGCGATTACGATAAATCAGGGTTTGATCTTGATAGGCTTGTCGTTAAAAAAGATGCTGACTTTGCCACAGGCAGTGTTATGCAGGCCTCAAGATATAGTGGTTATTCTTTTTCTGATTTTATGGAAAATGCAACTGAGTCTGAAATAGTAAGTATTACCCCATTGCTATCGAATGTAGATTTAGATGTATTGGGGGATTATCTTAAGAGGAATTATTCCTATCTTATTGGTTGTGGTAATAGGTATCATTTTCGGAGATTGATGGCATATTATGATTGGAAATTGTACGGATTTTAA
- a CDS encoding LysR family transcriptional regulator translates to MDLRQLKYFVAVAETRNFTRASERLHMAQPPLSRQIQLLEEELGVTLLLRNNRPLRLTEAGRVFYEQALQILSRVDQLVHTTRQIGLHQRQTLSIGFVASTLYGGLPALMRKLRHQYPEVDMQTVELTSMQQLEALKSGRIDVGFGRIRLNDASVQRTVLREEQLALALPPSSDLADSDEPISLKKVQGQKLIVYPKEPRPSFADHVLHLLHDQGVRPAEVYEAGEIQAALGLVAADSGLCLIPTSARLRNDLHYRLVKEPQATSPIILTHRINDQAWYIEAIKSLAEKM, encoded by the coding sequence ATGGATCTACGTCAGCTCAAATATTTTGTGGCCGTTGCCGAAACCCGCAACTTCACACGGGCATCCGAACGCCTGCATATGGCTCAGCCCCCGCTCAGCCGACAGATCCAATTGCTGGAAGAAGAGCTGGGTGTCACGCTGCTACTGCGCAATAACCGCCCCTTGCGGCTGACCGAGGCCGGACGGGTGTTTTATGAGCAGGCCTTGCAGATATTGAGCCGGGTGGATCAACTGGTGCATACAACACGGCAGATCGGGCTGCATCAACGACAAACCCTCTCGATAGGCTTTGTGGCTTCTACTCTGTATGGCGGCCTGCCCGCCTTGATGCGCAAGCTAAGGCATCAGTATCCGGAAGTGGATATGCAGACGGTGGAGCTGACCTCCATGCAGCAGTTGGAGGCTTTGAAGTCGGGACGGATTGATGTGGGCTTTGGGCGGATACGGCTAAATGATGCGTCGGTGCAAAGAACGGTGCTGCGGGAAGAACAGCTGGCTTTGGCACTTCCACCCAGCTCGGATTTAGCAGATTCGGATGAACCTATAAGCTTGAAAAAGGTACAGGGGCAAAAACTGATTGTGTACCCAAAAGAACCTAGACCGAGTTTTGCCGATCACGTCCTGCATTTATTGCACGACCAGGGCGTCCGACCGGCGGAGGTCTATGAGGCAGGTGAGATCCAAGCCGCCCTAGGTCTAGTGGCCGCCGATTCGGGGCTGTGCTTAATCCCCACATCGGCGCGCCTGCGTAATGACCTGCACTATCGCTTAGTGAAAGAGCCGCAGGCGACTTCGCCGATTATCTTGACACATAGAATTAATGATCAGGCCTGGTATATCGAGGCGATAAAGAGCCTGGCGGAGAAAATGTAA
- a CDS encoding muconate/chloromuconate family cycloisomerase, with protein MEHTRSSQLLAAPALIERVETLLLDLPTIRPHQLAMTTMQGQTLMLVRLYCSDGTVGVGEGTTIGGLAYGAESPEGMKLAIDTYFTPLLLGANANAVPAIMARLNTAIQDNRFAKSAVETALFDALGKRTGLPVSHLLGGRMRDSLPVAWTLASGNTAKDIDEAERMLAQARHRIFKLKIGRRPVKDDVAHVAAIKKAVGDRADVRVDVNMAWSPLQAQYGLAGLVDAGCSLVEQPVRRADALADLKGRFPIALMADESLTGPASAFELARDCAADVFAIKIEQSGGLRAGLQVAAIAEAAGIELYGGTMLEGAIGTVAAAHVFATVNQLQWGTELFGPLLLTEEILAEPLNYSNFELQIPQGPGLGIVLDEDRVQYFRRDRTQISVGSAA; from the coding sequence ATGGAACACACGCGATCTTCTCAACTTTTAGCAGCTCCGGCCCTGATCGAACGGGTGGAGACTTTGCTGCTGGATCTGCCTACGATCCGTCCTCATCAATTGGCGATGACGACCATGCAAGGCCAGACTTTGATGCTGGTGCGCTTGTACTGTTCGGACGGTACGGTGGGTGTCGGCGAGGGCACGACCATTGGTGGTCTGGCCTACGGCGCCGAGTCGCCCGAAGGCATGAAGCTGGCCATCGACACCTATTTCACTCCCTTGCTGCTGGGCGCCAATGCCAATGCTGTGCCTGCCATCATGGCCCGCTTGAACACGGCGATTCAGGATAACCGTTTTGCCAAGAGTGCGGTCGAAACGGCGCTGTTTGATGCCTTGGGCAAGCGCACCGGTCTGCCGGTTTCGCACCTGCTGGGTGGTCGCATGCGCGACAGCCTGCCGGTGGCCTGGACACTGGCGTCGGGCAATACCGCCAAGGATATTGATGAAGCCGAGCGCATGTTGGCGCAGGCTCGTCACCGTATTTTCAAACTGAAGATTGGTCGCCGCCCGGTAAAGGACGATGTGGCGCACGTGGCGGCCATCAAGAAAGCGGTGGGTGACCGTGCAGATGTTCGCGTGGATGTGAACATGGCCTGGAGCCCCTTGCAAGCCCAGTACGGGCTGGCTGGTCTGGTTGATGCAGGTTGCTCCCTGGTAGAGCAGCCGGTACGACGCGCCGATGCGCTGGCTGACCTGAAAGGTCGCTTCCCGATTGCCTTGATGGCCGATGAATCCCTGACTGGCCCGGCCTCTGCCTTTGAGCTGGCCCGTGACTGTGCTGCCGACGTGTTCGCCATCAAGATTGAACAGTCCGGTGGTTTGCGTGCAGGCTTGCAAGTCGCCGCGATTGCCGAAGCCGCTGGTATTGAATTGTATGGCGGCACCATGCTGGAAGGCGCGATCGGTACGGTTGCCGCTGCCCATGTGTTTGCCACAGTGAACCAATTGCAGTGGGGCACGGAACTGTTCGGGCCCTTGCTCTTGACCGAGGAAATCCTGGCAGAGCCGTTGAATTACAGCAATTTTGAATTACAGATACCTCAAGGGCCGGGTTTGGGTATCGTACTGGACGAGGATCGTGTCCAGTATTTCCGCCGCGACAGGACACAAATCAGTGTTGGCTCGGCTGCCTAG
- the catA gene encoding catechol 1,2-dioxygenase — protein sequence MSVKIFDTPDVQDFLRLASGLDQPGGNPRVKQIMYRIISDLFKTIEDLEITNDEYWAAVAYLNRLGTASEAGLLSPGLGFDRFLDMRMDAMDKELGLDNGTPRTIEGPLYVSGAPVAQGFVRLDDGSDTAGETLIMHGVVAAADGKPIAGAQVEVWHANTKGFYSHFDPTGEQQPFNMRRTIITDENGRYKFQSIVPKGYGCPPDGPTQGLLNELGRHGNRPAHIHFFVTAPGHRKLTTQINIDGDPLVYDDFAYATRDGLVPPLTEHTDPARIAAENLDGPFAEIVFDISLTPLVDGKDNQIVNRPRLAA from the coding sequence ATGAGCGTTAAGATTTTTGATACCCCCGATGTACAAGACTTCCTGCGTTTGGCTTCCGGCCTGGATCAGCCTGGTGGCAATCCACGCGTCAAGCAGATCATGTACCGCATCATCAGCGATCTGTTCAAGACCATTGAAGATCTGGAAATTACCAACGACGAGTACTGGGCAGCCGTGGCTTACCTGAACCGTCTGGGTACGGCCAGCGAAGCCGGTCTGCTTTCTCCCGGTCTGGGCTTTGACCGTTTCCTGGACATGCGCATGGACGCCATGGACAAGGAACTGGGTCTGGACAACGGGACTCCACGCACCATTGAAGGTCCTTTGTACGTATCGGGAGCTCCTGTGGCGCAAGGTTTTGTTCGCCTGGATGACGGTTCCGATACCGCTGGCGAAACTTTGATCATGCACGGTGTCGTGGCTGCTGCGGACGGCAAGCCTATCGCGGGTGCTCAGGTTGAAGTCTGGCACGCCAATACCAAAGGCTTTTATTCGCACTTTGACCCCACCGGCGAGCAACAGCCCTTCAATATGCGCCGCACCATCATTACCGATGAGAACGGTCGCTACAAGTTCCAGAGCATTGTGCCCAAGGGCTACGGCTGTCCTCCGGATGGTCCTACCCAAGGCCTGCTGAACGAGCTGGGCCGCCACGGTAACCGTCCTGCGCACATTCACTTCTTTGTGACGGCTCCTGGCCACCGCAAGCTGACCACGCAGATCAATATTGACGGTGATCCGCTGGTGTATGACGACTTCGCCTACGCCACTCGCGACGGTCTGGTGCCACCACTGACCGAGCACACGGATCCTGCCCGTATCGCTGCCGAAAACCTGGATGGTCCTTTTGCAGAGATCGTGTTTGATATTTCCTTGACCCCCTTGGTCGATGGCAAGGACAACCAGATCGTGAATCGTCCACGTCTGGCTGCCTAA
- a CDS encoding 3-oxoacid CoA-transferase subunit A encodes MIDKQVSSVAQALHDVQDGATILVGGFGTAGIPTELIDGLIEQGARDLTIVNNNAGNGDVGLAALLKTGRVRKIICSFPRQADSWVFDDLYRSGKIELELVPQGNLAERLRAAGAGIGGFFCPTGYGTELAKGKETRLINGRWHVYEEPIHGDVALIKAERGDRWGNLTYRMAARNFGPVMATAARTTIASVFELAELGQLDPETIVTPGIHVRRVVVVPRSRTEAGGFKA; translated from the coding sequence GTGATCGATAAACAGGTAAGCAGTGTTGCACAGGCTTTGCATGATGTGCAGGACGGCGCCACGATTCTGGTCGGTGGTTTTGGAACGGCTGGCATACCCACGGAGTTGATCGACGGTCTGATCGAGCAAGGCGCTCGCGACCTGACCATCGTTAACAACAACGCGGGTAATGGCGATGTGGGGCTGGCGGCTTTGCTTAAAACGGGCCGGGTACGCAAGATTATTTGCAGCTTCCCCCGTCAGGCTGATTCCTGGGTATTTGATGACTTGTATCGCAGCGGCAAGATCGAGCTGGAGCTGGTGCCTCAAGGCAATCTGGCCGAACGATTGCGCGCCGCCGGTGCGGGTATCGGTGGCTTTTTCTGCCCCACAGGCTATGGCACAGAGCTGGCCAAGGGCAAGGAAACACGTTTGATCAATGGTCGCTGGCATGTCTATGAAGAGCCCATTCATGGAGATGTCGCCCTGATCAAGGCCGAGCGGGGGGACCGTTGGGGGAATTTGACCTACCGCATGGCGGCGCGCAACTTTGGTCCGGTCATGGCGACCGCGGCGCGCACCACCATTGCCAGTGTGTTTGAACTGGCGGAATTGGGTCAGCTGGACCCTGAAACCATTGTGACGCCCGGCATTCACGTGCGCCGCGTCGTGGTGGTGCCACGCAGTCGCACAGAAGCAGGTGGGTTCAAGGCATGA